The proteins below come from a single Mycobacterium parmense genomic window:
- a CDS encoding PE family protein, translating into MSYVIAAPEQLVAAAQNLGGIRTSLAGSAASAAAPTTAVAAAARDEVSALVATMFNDFGRDYQALSAQAEAFHEQFVGLMNAGAGAYLSTEVYNAGKVALSALNVPTEGSLGNSLGGAAVSARAAAADVSLSSILGPILNGGVVTLPSVLGGGQLAVPSILTGGVLDLPATLGGGVLGLPSVLTGGLLSLPSSLGGGVLTVPPLTSVLSRLVTGGIVRLPAILGGGQVSVPSILTGGVLTLPSSLGGGDVGIPSILTGGVLTLPSSLGGGNVTVPSVLTGELLGLFGG; encoded by the coding sequence GTGTCTTATGTGATCGCGGCTCCGGAACAGTTGGTGGCTGCTGCCCAAAATCTGGGGGGTATCCGCACATCGCTTGCGGGGTCCGCCGCCTCGGCTGCGGCGCCCACCACCGCGGTGGCCGCCGCGGCCCGGGACGAGGTATCGGCTTTGGTCGCAACGATGTTCAACGACTTCGGTAGGGACTACCAAGCGCTCAGCGCCCAGGCGGAAGCGTTCCACGAGCAGTTCGTCGGCTTGATGAACGCGGGCGCCGGTGCCTACCTGAGCACCGAGGTCTACAACGCCGGAAAGGTCGCGCTGAGCGCCCTGAATGTGCCGACCGAGGGATCGCTCGGGAATTCCCTCGGCGGGGCGGCCGTGAGCGCTCGGGCCGCCGCGGCCGACGTGAGCCTGAGCTCGATCCTCGGCCCGATCCTCAACGGCGGCGTGGTGACCCTTCCGTCGGTTCTGGGCGGCGGCCAACTAGCGGTGCCGTCGATCCTGACCGGGGGTGTGCTTGACCTGCCGGCCACCCTTGGCGGTGGGGTCTTGGGATTACCGTCAGTGCTCACCGGTGGATTGCTCAGCTTGCCTTCGAGTCTGGGCGGCGGTGTGCTGACCGTCCCGCCGCTCACCAGTGTCCTGAGCCGGCTCGTCACCGGCGGCATCGTGCGCCTGCCCGCGATCCTGGGCGGAGGGCAGGTGAGCGTCCCGTCGATCCTGACCGGCGGCGTTCTGACGCTGCCGTCGAGCCTGGGTGGGGGAGACGTCGGCATCCCCTCGATCCTCACCGGCGGTGTGCTGACGCTGCCGTCGAGTCTGGGCGGCGGGAATGTGACGGTGCCGTCCGTCCTGACGGGTGAGTTGCTCGGTCTGTTCGGCGGATGA
- a CDS encoding STAS domain-containing protein has protein sequence MPTSLSLDTARRDDGKLVLIATGEIDLSNVDAFNNAISTVSSEGSGRGGKVTVDLSAVDYLDSAAINVLFARADHISLVAQPLLMSLLHISGLSELVTVEPAAPAPEG, from the coding sequence ATGCCCACATCGCTGTCCCTTGACACCGCGCGTCGCGACGACGGGAAACTCGTGCTGATCGCCACGGGGGAGATCGACTTGAGCAACGTCGACGCGTTCAACAATGCGATCAGCACCGTCTCCTCCGAAGGCAGTGGCCGCGGCGGAAAGGTCACGGTCGACCTCAGCGCGGTTGACTACCTGGACAGCGCGGCCATCAACGTCTTGTTCGCCCGTGCCGACCACATCAGTCTGGTCGCCCAGCCGCTGCTGATGTCACTGTTGCACATCAGCGGCCTGAGCGAACTGGTCACCGTCGAGCCCGCCGCCCCGGCGCCGGAGGGCTGA
- a CDS encoding SpoIIE family protein phosphatase produces MPNAGGESTAGHERLDELVAARDQMQHLVRVIVEISSNLDLDVTLHRIVNAAMELTDAPYGALGIRASDGSMVSFVHAGIDDDTARRLGRLPVCEGLRIDEASAHPQGDGLQAHEPRIRAVLGMPITVRAADFGSLYLADDRPGRTFSDAHEDAVRALATAAAAAIDNARLFERERESAKWTKASREITTALLSGDPQTGPLQLIVNLALELADAEQAILLVPREPELHSDDVDTLVVAATAGRYASEVIGQQVPMDASTTGGVARRGLPLITDSFQYPIEGFTDVGERSAIVMPLIADDRVLGVIAVARHPQQPAFDNEYLELVSDFARHASIALALAASREQALNQQLAQSDTVDDAVRAAAEELRRLWRARRVLAVTFPSRGPSARITSPAPEVVAVGEPAQWGDLPAHTRQQLSSLRDGDLLTPNTATPGTAGIALQHPEGVLVVWLDLTDQRPFTLEDQTLLTVLAGRLGQGLQRVHQVDQQRETALALQHAILGPAQLPDGFTVRYQAASRPLQVGGDWYDIVDLEDGRIALIVGDCVGHGLAAATVMGQVRSACRALLFENPSPGAALAGMDRFAARLPGAQCTTAVCAVLDPDTGELVYSSAGHPPPILVHADGTTQMLDGGHTIALGVRPDWARPEARVTVPARATLLLYTDGLVERRRNALEQGISRAADLVATARALDLEDLANHIMSGLAPSGGYQDDVVLLLYRHPAPLEMEFPANVSQLAPTRAALRSWLTRVQVDPDQAMSVLVAAGEAVANAIEHGHRHSPEGTITLGATALVDQLRVTVTDTGSWKPPQPDPDVSRGRGIALMQKLMEDVSISPDAAGTTVHLAVRIV; encoded by the coding sequence ATGCCCAACGCCGGGGGTGAATCCACCGCGGGTCACGAGCGGCTCGACGAGCTCGTGGCGGCCCGCGACCAGATGCAACATCTGGTGCGGGTCATCGTCGAGATCAGTTCCAACTTGGACCTCGACGTGACGCTGCACCGGATCGTCAACGCGGCGATGGAGCTGACCGACGCCCCGTACGGGGCGCTGGGCATCCGCGCCTCCGACGGCAGCATGGTGTCGTTCGTGCACGCGGGCATCGACGACGACACCGCGCGGCGGCTCGGCCGGCTGCCGGTCTGCGAAGGCCTCCGCATCGACGAGGCGAGCGCCCACCCGCAGGGTGACGGGCTGCAGGCGCACGAGCCGCGGATACGGGCGGTGCTCGGGATGCCGATCACCGTGCGCGCGGCCGACTTCGGGAGCCTCTACCTCGCCGACGACCGGCCCGGCCGGACGTTCTCCGACGCCCACGAAGATGCCGTGCGGGCGCTGGCCACGGCGGCGGCGGCCGCCATCGACAACGCGCGCCTGTTCGAGCGGGAACGCGAATCGGCGAAGTGGACCAAGGCCAGCCGTGAGATCACCACCGCGTTGCTCTCCGGGGACCCCCAGACCGGGCCGCTGCAGCTCATCGTCAACCTGGCACTGGAGCTGGCCGATGCCGAGCAGGCGATCCTGCTGGTCCCGCGGGAGCCCGAGCTGCACTCCGATGACGTCGACACCCTGGTGGTGGCCGCCACGGCGGGCCGCTACGCCTCGGAGGTGATCGGTCAGCAGGTCCCGATGGACGCCTCCACCACGGGCGGTGTGGCGCGCCGCGGCCTGCCGCTGATCACCGACTCATTCCAGTACCCGATCGAGGGCTTCACCGACGTCGGCGAACGCTCGGCGATCGTCATGCCGCTGATCGCCGACGACAGGGTGCTGGGTGTCATCGCCGTCGCGCGCCACCCGCAGCAGCCGGCGTTCGACAACGAATACCTGGAGCTGGTAAGCGATTTCGCCCGGCACGCCTCGATTGCGTTGGCGCTGGCGGCAAGTCGCGAGCAGGCCCTCAACCAGCAACTCGCGCAGTCCGACACCGTCGACGACGCGGTGCGCGCTGCGGCCGAGGAATTGCGCCGGCTGTGGCGGGCGCGCCGCGTCCTTGCCGTCACCTTCCCGAGCCGCGGTCCGTCCGCTCGGATCACCAGTCCCGCGCCGGAGGTCGTGGCCGTCGGCGAACCCGCGCAGTGGGGTGATCTGCCGGCCCACACCCGCCAGCAGCTCAGCTCGCTGCGCGACGGCGACCTGCTCACCCCCAACACCGCGACGCCCGGGACGGCGGGCATCGCGCTGCAACACCCCGAGGGCGTGCTCGTCGTCTGGCTGGACCTGACCGATCAGAGGCCGTTCACCCTGGAGGACCAGACCCTGCTCACCGTGTTGGCCGGCCGCCTCGGTCAGGGCTTGCAGCGGGTGCACCAGGTCGACCAGCAGCGCGAGACCGCCCTGGCGCTCCAACACGCGATCCTCGGCCCTGCCCAGCTGCCGGACGGATTCACCGTGCGCTACCAGGCCGCCAGCCGTCCGCTGCAGGTCGGCGGCGACTGGTATGACATCGTCGACCTCGAAGACGGGCGGATCGCGCTGATCGTCGGCGACTGCGTCGGCCACGGGCTGGCCGCGGCGACCGTGATGGGGCAGGTGCGCAGCGCCTGCCGCGCGCTGCTGTTCGAGAATCCCAGCCCCGGGGCGGCCCTGGCGGGCATGGACCGATTCGCCGCGCGGCTGCCCGGCGCCCAATGCACCACCGCCGTCTGCGCGGTGCTCGATCCCGACACCGGGGAGCTGGTGTATTCCAGTGCCGGGCACCCGCCGCCCATCCTGGTCCACGCCGACGGCACCACCCAGATGCTCGACGGCGGCCACACCATCGCGTTGGGGGTTCGCCCCGACTGGGCCCGGCCGGAGGCGCGCGTAACCGTCCCGGCGCGCGCCACCCTGCTGCTCTACACCGACGGCCTGGTCGAGCGCCGACGCAACGCGTTGGAGCAGGGCATCTCGCGGGCGGCGGACCTGGTTGCGACCGCCCGCGCTTTGGACCTCGAGGATCTGGCGAACCACATCATGTCCGGCCTCGCGCCCAGCGGTGGCTATCAGGACGACGTTGTCCTGCTTTTGTACCGCCATCCAGCGCCGCTCGAAATGGAGTTTCCGGCCAACGTCAGCCAGCTCGCACCCACCCGCGCCGCGTTGCGCAGTTGGTTGACCCGGGTGCAGGTGGATCCGGATCAGGCGATGAGCGTCCTGGTCGCGGCGGGTGAAGCCGTCGCCAACGCGATCGAGCACGGTCACCGTCACAGCCCGGAGGGCACCATCACCCTGGGCGCGACCGCACTGGTCGACCAGCTGCGGGTGACCGTTACCGACACCGGCTCCTGGAAGCCTCCGCAACCGGACCCCGACGTCAGCCGCGGCCGCGGGATCGCGCTCATGCAAAAGCTGATGGAAGACGTGTCCATCAGTCCCGACGCCGCCGGAACGACGGTTCACCTAGCAGTAAGGATCGTCTGA
- a CDS encoding ABC transporter permease produces MSRVVPELKMFYRRPEQVVLTFSLPAVICVLLGSIFSTRLPHLGISTGAVIAASMLAYGILSTSFINLGISIAADRDTGALRRLRGTPTTALSYFVGKISLVAIASLAEAVLLLSVGLLFFGLRLPATIFGWFTLTWVFLLGIVSCSLLGIFISNLASNAVAAAVVTNGPAVGLQFVSGTYVPLAVLPGWMLTLGSLFPVKWMAQGFRSVLLPPDLAAFEPAGNWEHWHIFLVLTAWTIGGLAACLAVFRWTDKS; encoded by the coding sequence TTGTCGCGCGTCGTTCCGGAATTGAAGATGTTCTATCGCCGGCCGGAGCAGGTGGTGTTGACGTTCTCACTGCCGGCGGTGATCTGCGTCCTGCTGGGTTCGATCTTCTCGACCCGGCTGCCGCATCTCGGGATCAGCACCGGAGCCGTGATCGCCGCGAGCATGCTCGCCTACGGGATTCTTTCGACGTCGTTCATCAACCTGGGGATCAGCATCGCTGCCGACCGCGATACCGGCGCCTTGCGGCGCCTTCGCGGAACGCCGACGACCGCTCTGTCGTATTTCGTCGGAAAGATCTCCCTCGTCGCGATTGCCAGCCTCGCCGAGGCGGTCCTCCTTCTGTCGGTGGGCCTGCTTTTCTTCGGACTTCGGTTACCCGCAACGATATTCGGCTGGTTCACGCTGACGTGGGTGTTTCTTCTGGGGATCGTCAGCTGCTCGTTGCTGGGTATTTTCATCAGCAACCTCGCGAGCAACGCCGTCGCCGCCGCGGTCGTCACAAACGGACCAGCGGTCGGACTTCAGTTCGTGTCGGGCACATACGTGCCGCTCGCCGTGTTGCCCGGCTGGATGTTGACTCTGGGTTCGCTCTTTCCGGTCAAATGGATGGCCCAGGGCTTCCGGTCGGTGCTTCTGCCCCCGGATCTGGCCGCGTTCGAGCCCGCGGGCAATTGGGAGCATTGGCATATATTTCTCGTGCTGACGGCGTGGACGATCGGTGGCCTGGCCGCTTGCCTCGCTGTCTTCCGGTGGACGGACAAGAGCTGA
- a CDS encoding ABC transporter ATP-binding protein: MSRTLRRQNGSAPAVTHTDRSSAVMVRGLSKSYGRVPAVRDLDLDVSYGEIFAILGPNGAGKSTTIEILEGHRKRDAGYARVLGEDPGVAGRSWRAKIGIVLQEASDAGMLTVSETVRMFADCHAQARAPQEVLELVGLASLGNSRVRTLSGGQRRRLDVAIGIINVPSLLFLDEPTTGFDPEARRRFWDLIRLLAADGTTIVLTTHYLDEAAALADRVAVIAGGRVVAVDSPQRLIDYVSSTATVRWRQGDDIYVEQTDHPTELIRRRSQDGTELAELTVSRPTLEDAYLHLIGLS; this comes from the coding sequence ATGAGCCGCACCCTGCGAAGGCAGAACGGGTCGGCGCCGGCGGTGACGCACACTGACCGCTCGTCCGCGGTGATGGTCCGGGGACTTTCGAAGTCTTACGGACGGGTACCCGCGGTGCGCGATCTGGACCTCGACGTGAGCTACGGGGAGATATTCGCGATTCTGGGGCCCAACGGCGCGGGGAAGTCGACGACCATCGAGATCCTCGAGGGCCACCGCAAGCGCGACGCCGGATACGCGCGGGTGCTGGGCGAAGACCCGGGAGTCGCGGGCAGAAGCTGGCGCGCCAAAATCGGCATAGTGCTGCAGGAAGCCAGCGACGCCGGGATGCTCACCGTGTCCGAGACCGTGCGCATGTTCGCCGACTGCCACGCACAGGCGCGCGCACCGCAGGAGGTGCTCGAACTGGTTGGGCTTGCTTCCCTTGGCAATTCGAGAGTACGGACCCTATCCGGTGGGCAGCGCCGGCGGCTCGACGTCGCCATTGGCATCATCAACGTGCCGAGCCTGCTATTTCTCGACGAGCCGACGACCGGCTTCGATCCGGAAGCCAGACGACGCTTCTGGGACCTCATCCGCTTACTGGCCGCCGACGGCACCACCATCGTGTTGACCACCCACTATCTCGATGAAGCCGCAGCGCTGGCAGACCGGGTCGCAGTGATCGCGGGCGGCAGGGTGGTGGCCGTCGACTCCCCGCAACGGTTGATCGACTACGTGAGCTCGACCGCGACGGTCCGATGGAGGCAGGGAGATGACATCTACGTCGAACAGACAGATCACCCGACCGAACTGATCAGACGGCGGTCCCAGGACGGGACGGAACTGGCGGAGCTGACGGTCTCTCGACCAACGCTGGAAGACGCCTACCTGCACCTGATCGGGTTGAGTTGA